From Streptomyces fungicidicus, one genomic window encodes:
- a CDS encoding collagenase, which produces MRKSLVRRGLGAALPLALTVAMSVGLLSQPAGAAGNTGSVVHVAADDPEHAGPPPVAQSPTAETEHVAQGRTKASELPPVAASKDALKEVYGKTAKAPVRPSKSTDKAVAGKTGNSRARAAACNVSDFTSRSGGALVQQIKASTTDCVNTLFNLTGNDAYYAFRESQMTSVAYALRDGSTSYPGNASTGMPQLVLYLRAGYYVHYYNAGTVGTYGSSLQTAIRAGLDAFFASPHSRDVNDANGETLAEAVTLIDSAEENARYIHVVKRLLADYDSTWNSSWWMLNAVNNVYTVTFRGHQVPAFVSAVQSDPGLIDALYNFASGHLALLGTDQSYLLSNAGRELGRFLQHSALRSKVSPLAGGLLNSSSIKGRTAPLWVGVAEMTDYYDKANCSYYGTCDLQAQLARSVLTVTYPCSSSITIKAQQMTSGELSSSCSSLRNQDAYFHNVVRDNGPVANDNNSTIEVVVFDSSTDYQTYAGAMYGIDTNNGGMYLEGNPSAAGNQPRFIAYEAEWLRPDFQIWNLNHEYTHYLDGRFDMYGDFNANITTPTIWWVEGFAEYVSYSYRGVPYTEATTEAGRRTYALSTLFDTTYSHDTTRIYRWGYLAVRYMLENHRADMDTVLSYYRAGNWNAARSYLTGTIGTRYDNDWYTWLAACAAGNCGGGGTNPPGNQAPTAAFTTAVQGLNGTFTDQSTDADGTIASRSWSFGDGTTSTATNPVKTYGSAGSYTVKLTVTDDKGATATATRTVTVGSGGGGGTECTGTDTRELGQNCQRGNQSATTGNYAYLYLYVPAGTTQLKITTSGGTGDADLYYSTSGWPGTTSYTQRATGAGNNHTLTITNPPAGANYISLHAVSSFSGVTVSSAY; this is translated from the coding sequence GTGAGAAAGTCACTGGTACGGCGAGGTCTGGGGGCGGCGCTGCCGCTGGCCCTGACCGTCGCCATGAGCGTGGGCCTGCTGTCGCAGCCGGCCGGCGCAGCCGGGAACACCGGGTCCGTCGTGCACGTCGCGGCGGACGACCCGGAGCACGCGGGACCCCCGCCCGTCGCGCAGTCCCCCACCGCCGAGACGGAGCACGTCGCGCAGGGACGCACGAAGGCGTCCGAGCTTCCGCCCGTGGCCGCGAGTAAGGACGCGCTCAAGGAGGTGTACGGCAAGACCGCGAAGGCGCCGGTCCGTCCCTCGAAGTCGACGGACAAGGCGGTCGCCGGCAAGACCGGCAACTCCCGTGCGCGTGCCGCCGCGTGCAACGTCTCCGACTTCACCAGCCGGAGCGGCGGCGCGCTGGTCCAGCAGATCAAGGCGTCCACGACCGACTGCGTCAACACCCTGTTCAACCTGACCGGGAACGACGCCTACTACGCCTTCCGTGAGTCGCAGATGACCTCGGTCGCCTACGCCCTGCGCGACGGCTCGACGTCCTACCCGGGCAACGCCTCCACCGGTATGCCGCAGCTCGTGCTCTACCTGCGCGCCGGCTACTACGTGCACTACTACAACGCCGGCACGGTGGGCACCTACGGCAGCAGCCTGCAGACCGCGATACGCGCCGGGCTCGACGCCTTCTTCGCCAGCCCGCACTCCCGCGACGTCAACGACGCCAACGGCGAGACGCTCGCCGAGGCCGTCACGCTCATCGACAGCGCCGAGGAGAACGCCCGCTACATCCACGTCGTCAAGCGACTGCTGGCGGACTACGACTCCACCTGGAACTCGTCGTGGTGGATGCTCAACGCGGTCAACAACGTGTACACGGTGACCTTCCGCGGTCACCAGGTGCCCGCGTTCGTGAGTGCCGTGCAGTCTGACCCCGGCCTGATCGACGCGCTCTACAACTTCGCGAGCGGCCACCTCGCGCTGCTGGGAACGGACCAGTCCTACCTCTTGTCGAACGCGGGACGTGAACTCGGCCGGTTCCTGCAGCATTCCGCACTGCGCTCCAAGGTCAGCCCTCTGGCCGGCGGCCTGCTCAACTCCAGCTCCATCAAGGGCCGGACGGCCCCGCTGTGGGTCGGTGTCGCCGAGATGACCGACTACTACGACAAGGCCAACTGCTCCTACTACGGCACCTGCGACCTCCAGGCACAACTGGCCCGCTCCGTCCTGACGGTGACCTACCCATGCAGCTCCAGCATCACCATCAAGGCGCAGCAGATGACCTCGGGCGAGCTGTCCTCCAGCTGCAGCAGCCTGCGCAACCAGGACGCCTACTTCCACAACGTGGTCCGTGACAACGGCCCCGTCGCGAACGACAACAACAGCACCATCGAGGTCGTGGTCTTCGACTCCAGCACCGACTACCAGACCTACGCCGGCGCGATGTACGGGATCGACACCAACAACGGCGGCATGTACCTGGAGGGGAATCCGTCGGCGGCCGGCAACCAGCCGCGCTTCATCGCCTACGAGGCCGAGTGGCTGCGTCCGGACTTCCAGATCTGGAACCTCAACCACGAGTACACCCACTACCTCGACGGCCGCTTCGACATGTACGGCGACTTCAACGCCAACATCACCACCCCGACCATCTGGTGGGTCGAAGGCTTCGCCGAGTACGTCTCCTACTCCTACCGCGGCGTCCCCTACACCGAGGCCACGACCGAGGCGGGGCGTCGCACGTACGCGCTGAGCACCCTGTTCGACACCACGTACAGTCACGACACCACGCGCATCTACCGCTGGGGCTACCTCGCCGTGCGGTACATGCTCGAGAACCACCGCGCCGACATGGACACCGTCCTCAGCTACTACCGCGCGGGAAACTGGAACGCCGCCCGCAGCTACCTGACCGGCACCATCGGCACCCGCTACGACAACGACTGGTACACCTGGCTGGCGGCCTGCGCGGCCGGCAACTGCGGTGGCGGGGGCACCAACCCGCCCGGGAACCAGGCGCCCACCGCCGCGTTCACCACCGCCGTCCAGGGCCTGAACGGCACCTTCACCGACCAGTCCACCGACGCCGACGGCACCATCGCCTCCCGCTCCTGGAGCTTCGGCGACGGCACCACCTCCACGGCCACCAACCCCGTCAAGACGTACGGGTCGGCCGGGTCCTACACGGTCAAGCTGACCGTCACCGACGACAAGGGAGCCACCGCCACCGCCACGAGGACGGTCACCGTCGGCAGCGGCGGAGGCGGCGGCACCGAATGCACCGGGACCGACACTCGGGAACTGGGCCAGAACTGCCAACGCGGCAACCAGTCCGCCACCACCGGCAACTACGCCTACCTGTACCTCTACGTCCCGGCCGGCACCACCCAGCTGAAGATCACCACCTCCGGCGGGACGGGCGACGCGGACCTGTACTACAGCACCAGCGGCTGGCCCGGCACCACGAGCTACACGCAGCGGGCCACGGGAGCCGGCAACAACCACACCCTGACCATCACCAACCCGCCGGCCGGCGCCAACTACATCAGCCTGCACGCCGTCAGCAGCTTCAGCGGCGTCACCGTGAGTTCCGCCTACTGA